One Segnochrobactrum spirostomi genomic window carries:
- a CDS encoding ABC transporter ATP-binding protein yields the protein MGTIELRKVSKAFGTTSVIPTIDLAIGEGEFVVFVGPSGSGKSTLLRLIAGLEDTTSGTITIDGRDVTGTAPAKRRLAMVFQSYALYPHMSVYKNIAFPLKMAKVDKAAIDAKVRDAARILNLTDYLERRPSQLSGGQRQRVAIGRAIVREPAAFLFDEPLSNLDAALRGSMRLEIAELHQKLGTTMIYVTHDQVEAMTMADKIVVLNHGVIEQVGSPMELYNRPGNLFVAGFIGSPRMNLVTGAAASRFEAHTVGIRPEHLSLSTSDGLWKGIVGVAEHLGSDTFLHIAVEGVGSFTVRAPGETRLSHGDVVYLSPDEQRLHRFDQQGKALR from the coding sequence ATGGGTACGATCGAACTCAGGAAGGTCAGCAAGGCCTTCGGCACAACGAGCGTCATACCGACCATCGATCTCGCCATCGGCGAGGGCGAGTTCGTGGTGTTCGTCGGCCCGTCCGGTTCGGGAAAGTCGACGCTCTTGCGCCTCATCGCGGGCCTTGAGGACACGACGTCGGGCACGATCACGATCGACGGGCGCGACGTCACCGGAACCGCCCCCGCCAAACGCCGTCTGGCGATGGTGTTCCAGTCCTACGCGCTCTATCCGCACATGAGCGTCTACAAGAACATCGCCTTCCCGCTGAAGATGGCGAAGGTGGACAAGGCGGCGATCGACGCCAAGGTGCGGGATGCCGCGCGCATCCTCAATCTCACCGATTATCTGGAGCGGCGGCCGAGCCAACTCTCCGGCGGCCAGCGCCAGCGTGTCGCCATCGGCCGGGCGATCGTGCGCGAGCCGGCGGCATTCCTGTTCGACGAGCCGCTGTCGAACCTCGACGCCGCGTTGCGCGGGTCGATGCGGCTCGAGATCGCCGAACTTCACCAGAAGCTCGGCACCACCATGATCTACGTGACGCACGATCAGGTCGAGGCCATGACCATGGCCGACAAGATCGTGGTGCTCAATCACGGCGTGATCGAGCAGGTCGGCTCGCCGATGGAGCTCTACAACCGGCCCGGCAATCTCTTCGTCGCCGGCTTCATCGGTTCCCCGCGCATGAATCTCGTGACCGGCGCAGCGGCATCGCGTTTTGAGGCGCACACCGTCGGGATCCGTCCTGAACATCTGAGTCTGTCGACCAGCGATGGCCTGTGGAAGGGGATCGTGGGCGTGGCCGAACATCTCGGCTCCGACACCTTCCTCCACATTGCGGTCGAAGGAGTCGGGTCGTTCACCGTCCGCGCACCCGGTGAGACGCGCCTCAGTCACGGCGACGTCGTCTATCTCTCGCCGGATGAGCAGAGGCTCCATCGCTTCGACCAGCAGGGCAAGGCGCTGCGGTGA
- a CDS encoding mannitol dehydrogenase family protein, with protein sequence MAATPLSLATLPDIAARVPVPAYERSALSAGIVHFGIGNFHRAHQAVYLDALFNLGRDRDFAIVGAGVTPYDGAMRAALAAQDYLTTVVEQDVGTSTARVTGAMIDFLDPADRAAIIDRLADPAIRIVSLTITEGGYFIDPATGVFDPAHPAIAADGADPDDPKTVFGLIVAGLKRRRTAGLVPFTVMSCDNIPGNGHVTENAIAGLARLSDPAFADWIAANVAFPNSMVDRITPATTAREIAHCAETFGIADAKPVYCEEFTQWVLEDRFTAGRPAFEAVGVTFVSDVAPFELMKIRILNGGHAAIAYPGELLDIHFVHEAMEEPLIAAFLAKLERTEIRPCVPPVPGVDLDAYVALIERRFANPKIGDTISRLAQDGSNRQPKFILPSTADRLRKGEDVVGLALVSALWCRYFEGTSDSGRAIVYNDVNADRLKAAAQASRAEPTAFLAERDIFGTVADAPLFVRRFTEALSSLRTVGTRATLTAYLEGRLGA encoded by the coding sequence ATGGCCGCCACGCCGCTCTCCCTCGCCACCCTGCCGGACATCGCCGCCCGCGTGCCCGTTCCGGCTTATGAGAGGTCGGCGCTGTCGGCCGGTATCGTCCATTTCGGCATCGGCAACTTCCACCGCGCCCATCAGGCGGTCTATCTCGATGCTCTGTTCAATCTGGGACGCGACCGCGACTTCGCCATCGTCGGCGCGGGCGTCACGCCCTATGACGGCGCCATGCGCGCGGCGCTCGCGGCGCAGGATTATCTGACGACCGTGGTCGAGCAGGACGTCGGTACGTCGACGGCGCGGGTGACCGGCGCGATGATCGATTTCCTCGATCCGGCCGACCGCGCGGCGATCATTGACAGGCTCGCCGATCCCGCGATCCGCATCGTCTCCCTCACGATCACCGAGGGCGGCTATTTCATCGATCCGGCGACCGGCGTGTTCGATCCCGCCCATCCGGCGATTGCGGCCGACGGCGCCGATCCCGACGATCCGAAAACCGTGTTCGGCCTCATCGTGGCGGGCTTGAAGCGCCGCCGCACGGCGGGACTCGTGCCGTTCACGGTGATGTCCTGCGACAACATCCCCGGCAACGGCCACGTCACCGAGAACGCCATCGCCGGTCTGGCACGGCTGAGCGATCCTGCTTTCGCGGACTGGATCGCGGCGAACGTCGCCTTTCCGAACTCCATGGTCGATCGCATCACGCCGGCGACCACGGCGCGCGAGATCGCCCATTGCGCGGAGACGTTCGGCATCGCCGATGCGAAGCCCGTCTATTGCGAGGAGTTCACGCAATGGGTGCTGGAGGACCGCTTCACCGCCGGTCGTCCGGCCTTCGAGGCGGTCGGCGTCACGTTCGTTTCGGACGTCGCGCCGTTCGAACTGATGAAGATCCGCATCCTGAACGGCGGCCATGCGGCGATCGCCTATCCGGGCGAACTCCTCGACATCCATTTCGTCCACGAGGCGATGGAGGAGCCGCTCATCGCCGCCTTCCTCGCCAAGCTGGAGCGAACCGAAATCCGCCCCTGCGTGCCGCCGGTGCCGGGCGTCGATCTCGACGCTTATGTCGCCCTGATCGAGCGGCGCTTCGCCAATCCGAAGATCGGCGACACCATCTCCCGGCTCGCCCAGGACGGCTCCAACCGCCAGCCCAAGTTCATCCTGCCCTCGACCGCCGACCGGCTGCGCAAGGGGGAGGACGTCGTCGGCCTCGCCCTCGTCTCCGCGCTGTGGTGCCGCTATTTCGAGGGCACCTCCGACAGCGGCCGCGCCATCGTCTACAACGACGTCAACGCCGATCGCCTCAAGGCCGCCGCGCAGGCGTCGCGCGCGGAGCCGACCGCCTTCCTCGCCGAGCGCGACATCTTCGGCACGGTGGCCGACGCGCCGCTTTTCGTCCGCCGCTTCACCGAAGCCCTCTCTTCGCTGCGCACGGTGGGCACGCGGGCGACGCTGACGGCCTATCTCGAGGGACGGCTCGGCGCGTAG
- a CDS encoding YoaK family protein: protein MVDAARPSPAKFALPVVLSLNAGYVDTAGFLALQGLFTAHVTGNFVTLGAALVYGTSGILLKLLALPTFCAVVVVTRLASYGLSGRGLPVLRTMLILKVALLVVGAALIIGLGPFPKADSLAAIAAGLSLVAAMAIQNAAHRIHLGTAPPTTLMTGTTTQIMIDVADVIRGVKPEQRATVIGRLKRMGANVGAFALGCGAAALFFVAVGGWCFVVPPLVALATVVMRLEAFRGDVG from the coding sequence ATGGTGGACGCAGCGCGGCCTTCACCCGCGAAATTCGCGCTCCCGGTCGTGCTCAGCCTCAACGCGGGCTATGTCGACACCGCGGGCTTCCTGGCGCTCCAGGGTCTGTTCACCGCCCACGTGACGGGGAACTTCGTGACGCTCGGCGCGGCGCTCGTCTACGGCACCTCGGGCATCCTTTTGAAGCTGCTCGCGCTGCCGACCTTCTGCGCCGTCGTCGTCGTCACCCGGCTCGCGAGCTACGGCCTTTCCGGCCGCGGGCTACCGGTGCTGCGGACGATGCTCATCCTCAAGGTCGCGCTCCTCGTCGTCGGCGCGGCCCTAATCATCGGGCTCGGGCCGTTCCCCAAGGCGGACAGCCTCGCGGCCATCGCCGCGGGCCTCTCCCTCGTCGCCGCGATGGCAATCCAAAACGCGGCCCACCGGATACACCTCGGTACCGCCCCGCCGACCACCCTGATGACGGGCACCACCACGCAGATCATGATCGACGTGGCGGACGTCATACGCGGTGTGAAGCCGGAGCAGCGGGCGACCGTGATCGGCCGCCTGAAGCGGATGGGCGCCAATGTCGGCGCTTTCGCCCTCGGATGCGGCGCCGCCGCGCTCTTTTTCGTCGCGGTCGGCGGCTGGTGCTTCGTGGTGCCGCCGCTCGTCGCCCTCGCCACCGTCGTGATGCGTCTCGAGGCCTTCCGCGGCGACGTCGGCTGA